Proteins from a single region of Runella sp. SP2:
- a CDS encoding vanadium-dependent haloperoxidase produces the protein MKNSLFFRSLRRKLPTAVAALVALTIYSCRDASQEPVEPTANSKGTETYSADVATKWAEMDLVLTQNSTGFTPPVAARALGYAGVAMYEAVVPGMKDNRSLVKQLNGLTDLPVPEANQEYNWAASANAAQIYMAKNLWPTANDAAKKKIDSLGTVLRNELIASSSQAIVERSEAFGYAIGKAIFDWSKTDGGHEGFTRNFPATYKVPVFPGSWQPTENGRTIPMLPYWGQNRTFIAANGLLTPPAPLTISTQVNSPYFQQYYDVYKKNISLTQTEKEISIWWADDPSETFTPPGHSYNIAKIAIKTSNVKLDKAAEALARTGIAVADAFIICWKCKYMFNNERPYTFVRRAIDPSWVPFWPAPPFPGYASGHATQSSASAVALEGLFGTSFAFVDDSHVKRVKDTKRNVDFKARSFKSFQEAASESAYSRFLGGIHTFQDNDTGLKEGKKVGQHINALAWKK, from the coding sequence ATGAAAAACAGTCTATTTTTCAGGTCGCTCAGAAGAAAATTACCCACAGCGGTCGCCGCGTTGGTTGCTCTGACGATATATAGTTGTCGCGACGCTTCTCAAGAACCCGTCGAACCTACTGCCAATTCAAAAGGAACCGAAACCTACAGTGCTGACGTAGCCACCAAATGGGCCGAAATGGACCTAGTCCTTACGCAAAACAGCACTGGATTTACGCCACCTGTGGCCGCACGCGCCTTAGGGTATGCTGGGGTAGCCATGTACGAAGCCGTCGTCCCTGGGATGAAAGACAATCGTTCGTTGGTTAAACAACTGAACGGTTTAACCGACTTACCCGTCCCCGAAGCTAATCAAGAATACAACTGGGCAGCCAGCGCCAATGCAGCTCAAATTTATATGGCTAAAAACCTTTGGCCCACTGCCAACGACGCAGCCAAAAAGAAAATTGATTCGCTCGGGACAGTACTTCGTAATGAGCTCATTGCCAGTAGCAGTCAAGCCATTGTAGAGCGTTCGGAAGCATTTGGATATGCCATCGGAAAGGCCATTTTTGACTGGTCTAAAACCGACGGTGGGCATGAAGGATTTACCCGTAATTTCCCCGCTACCTACAAAGTTCCTGTTTTTCCAGGGTCGTGGCAGCCAACCGAAAACGGACGCACCATCCCGATGCTACCGTATTGGGGTCAAAACCGTACATTCATCGCGGCCAATGGGCTCTTAACGCCTCCTGCGCCTTTGACGATTTCGACGCAAGTCAATTCGCCTTATTTCCAGCAATACTACGACGTTTACAAGAAAAACATTAGCCTCACCCAAACCGAAAAGGAAATCTCAATATGGTGGGCCGATGATCCAAGCGAGACATTTACGCCTCCTGGTCACTCATATAATATCGCAAAAATTGCCATTAAAACCAGTAATGTTAAACTAGACAAAGCCGCAGAAGCATTGGCCCGCACAGGTATTGCAGTAGCCGACGCTTTTATCATTTGCTGGAAATGTAAGTACATGTTCAACAATGAACGCCCTTATACCTTTGTACGCCGTGCGATTGACCCCAGTTGGGTGCCGTTCTGGCCAGCCCCGCCGTTTCCTGGCTATGCCTCAGGCCATGCCACGCAGTCGTCGGCTTCGGCAGTAGCGCTTGAAGGTCTTTTCGGAACTTCATTTGCATTTGTAGATGACTCCCACGTAAAACGGGTAAAAGACACCAAAAGAAACGTTGATTTTAAAGCACGTAGCTTTAAATCGTTCCAAGAAGCC
- a CDS encoding gamma carbonic anhydrase family protein: MSRVAFIAPTACVMGQVTLGEGASVWYGAVIRADVEKINIGARSNIQDTAVLHADFGSPTIIGEDVTVGHGAIVHGAIVGDGSLIGMRATILNNAKIGKFCIIGAHALVTEGMEIPDFSMVVGTPGKIIKQLPETYAKKLLESAAHYVEMAYKHAEGTFPLVQ, from the coding sequence ATGAGTCGCGTTGCGTTTATTGCTCCTACTGCCTGTGTCATGGGCCAAGTAACCCTCGGCGAAGGCGCATCGGTTTGGTACGGAGCCGTGATTCGTGCCGATGTGGAAAAAATCAACATCGGTGCCCGTAGCAACATCCAAGACACGGCCGTTCTTCACGCTGATTTTGGTTCTCCAACCATCATTGGGGAAGATGTCACGGTGGGGCATGGTGCAATTGTACACGGCGCAATTGTCGGCGATGGCTCGTTGATTGGAATGCGCGCAACGATTCTGAACAACGCCAAAATTGGAAAATTTTGCATCATCGGAGCCCATGCCCTTGTGACTGAGGGCATGGAAATCCCTGATTTTTCGATGGTTGTTGGTACACCAGGAAAAATCATCAAGCAACTTCCCGAAACCTATGCCAAAAAACTTCTTGAAAGTGCCGCTCACTACGTCGAAATGGCATATAAACACGCAGAAGGTACATTTCCACTAGTACAATAA
- the glmM gene encoding phosphoglucosamine mutase gives MALIKSISGIRGTIGGKTGDSLTPIDVVKFSAAFGTWLKRSQPNNLRIVIGRDARLSGEMVSKLVASTLQGIGFEVIDLGLSTTPTVEIAVPLENAAGGIILTASHNPIQWNALKLLNNVGEFISGQDGTDVLALAENEDFDFVDVRKLGSYRTDNTYFQKHIELILDLPLVNKEAIAAHDFKIAVDAVNSTGGIAVPMLLEALGVKKENIKLINCEPTGNFAHNPEPLPENLIEISSELKRGHYDLGIVVDPDVDRLALICEDGTPFGEEYTLVAVADYVLKHTLGNTVSNLSSTGALRDITLKAGAQYFAAAVGEVNVVEVMKAQNAVIGGEGNGGVIYPALHSGRDALVGIALFLTHLANFGKSISILRSTYPNYFISKNKIELTPDINVDKVLERISQKYAKNPVNTIDGVKIEFDKEWVHLRKSNTEPIIRIYSESETESTANHLAKKIINDIKEVISNHL, from the coding sequence GTGGCTCTAATAAAATCAATCTCGGGGATTCGTGGTACGATTGGAGGTAAGACGGGGGATTCGCTTACACCTATTGATGTTGTAAAGTTTTCAGCAGCTTTTGGAACTTGGCTTAAACGCTCTCAGCCTAATAACTTACGCATTGTGATTGGTCGCGATGCGCGCCTTTCGGGCGAAATGGTTTCTAAGCTTGTGGCCTCTACCCTTCAAGGCATTGGGTTTGAAGTAATCGACTTAGGGCTTTCAACCACCCCCACGGTAGAAATTGCCGTACCGCTCGAAAATGCCGCAGGAGGTATTATCCTCACGGCAAGCCATAACCCGATTCAATGGAATGCCCTTAAACTCCTCAACAATGTGGGCGAATTTATTTCGGGCCAAGATGGGACCGATGTATTAGCACTGGCCGAAAACGAAGATTTTGACTTTGTCGATGTTCGCAAATTAGGAAGCTACCGAACAGATAACACTTATTTTCAGAAACATATTGAGTTGATTCTTGACTTGCCATTGGTCAATAAAGAGGCCATTGCAGCGCACGATTTCAAAATCGCGGTCGATGCCGTAAACTCAACGGGGGGGATTGCCGTGCCGATGTTGTTGGAAGCTTTGGGCGTAAAAAAGGAAAACATCAAACTCATCAACTGCGAGCCTACGGGAAATTTTGCTCACAATCCCGAACCTCTTCCTGAAAATTTAATCGAAATCAGTAGCGAACTCAAACGCGGCCACTACGACTTAGGTATCGTTGTGGACCCCGACGTCGATCGTTTGGCTTTGATTTGCGAAGATGGCACTCCTTTTGGGGAGGAATATACCCTCGTAGCTGTAGCCGATTATGTATTGAAACATACCCTCGGCAATACGGTTTCTAACTTATCATCGACGGGTGCCCTCCGCGACATTACCCTCAAAGCAGGAGCACAGTATTTTGCCGCTGCGGTAGGAGAGGTGAATGTGGTAGAAGTAATGAAAGCACAAAATGCCGTCATCGGTGGCGAAGGTAACGGAGGAGTTATTTATCCAGCTTTACACAGTGGCCGCGATGCCCTTGTTGGGATTGCACTGTTCCTAACCCATTTGGCTAATTTCGGAAAATCAATCTCTATCCTTAGAAGTACCTACCCCAATTATTTTATTTCTAAAAATAAAATTGAGCTCACACCTGACATCAACGTGGACAAGGTGCTTGAAAGAATTAGTCAGAAGTACGCCAAAAACCCCGTCAATACCATCGACGGTGTAAAAATTGAATTTGACAAAGAGTGGGTTCACTTGCGCAAATCTAACACCGAGCCCATCATTCGGATTTACTCTGAATCAGAAACGGAATCTACGGCCAACCATCTTGCAAAAAAAATCATTAATGACATTAAGGAAGTCATTTCCAATCATTTATAA
- a CDS encoding CocE/NonD family hydrolase — protein MKKWILLCVVALQHTVYAQVDWVKENYTKTEYDIPVRDGVKLHTIVYAPKDASASNTYPFLMQRTCYSVAPYGEGKFPGQLGPNKFLMKDKYIFVYQDVRGRYMSEGKWTNMTPQIPNKTQPTQVDESSDTYDTIDWLVKNIANNNGRVGQWGISYPGFYTVAGALSQHPALKASSPQAPVSDFFFDDFHHNGAFTQGYFLTFPVFGIQHEKPTTAHWWMPQMIQEKTKDGYQFNLDLGSLKHFDKYYKDNFFWHEHKDHPNYDEFWQKRSIIPHLKNVKHAVMTVGGWFDAEDLYGPLTVYKTLEKNNPSTYNTLVMGPFGHGRWSAETGHTLHSNVYFGDSVATFYQREIESTFFKHFLKGAGDGKTGLPDAYLFDTGKKQWDKFERWPAAAAEKKTLYFHANGKLSFEAPTQAASTTAYISDPLKPVPYIEDNTETMGFTPFNYMSEDQRFAARRTDVLTFQTEPLTEDVTLGGEIMAKLKISTTGSDADFFVKLVDVYPGDEPNHAFMPNKNVILSNYHQMVRSEIMRARFRNSFEKPEALVPNKVTDVNFRLQDVLHTFKKGHRIQIQVQSTAFPLFDRNPQKFVPNIYVANDSDFIKATHTVYHQKGASSAVEVQILR, from the coding sequence ATGAAAAAGTGGATTCTTTTGTGCGTTGTGGCCTTGCAACACACCGTCTATGCCCAAGTTGATTGGGTGAAAGAAAATTACACCAAAACCGAATACGACATTCCTGTGCGTGATGGGGTGAAACTGCACACCATCGTTTATGCGCCCAAAGACGCGTCGGCTTCTAATACTTATCCGTTTTTGATGCAACGGACGTGTTACAGTGTAGCACCTTACGGAGAAGGCAAATTCCCTGGTCAGCTAGGCCCCAATAAATTCTTGATGAAAGACAAGTACATCTTTGTCTATCAAGACGTTCGTGGACGCTATATGAGCGAAGGAAAGTGGACAAACATGACGCCGCAAATTCCTAACAAAACCCAGCCCACGCAGGTGGACGAATCGTCGGATACGTACGATACGATTGATTGGTTAGTGAAAAACATTGCTAATAACAATGGCCGCGTCGGTCAGTGGGGTATTAGTTACCCTGGGTTTTATACCGTTGCGGGAGCATTGAGCCAACATCCTGCCCTCAAAGCCTCGTCACCCCAAGCGCCTGTTTCAGATTTCTTTTTTGATGATTTTCACCATAATGGCGCATTTACGCAAGGTTATTTCTTGACGTTTCCTGTGTTTGGGATTCAGCACGAAAAGCCAACCACGGCGCACTGGTGGATGCCACAGATGATTCAGGAGAAAACCAAAGACGGCTATCAGTTTAACCTTGATTTGGGTTCACTCAAACATTTTGACAAGTATTACAAAGACAACTTCTTCTGGCACGAACACAAAGACCACCCCAACTACGACGAGTTTTGGCAGAAACGCAGCATTATTCCGCATTTGAAAAACGTGAAACACGCTGTGATGACGGTAGGAGGCTGGTTTGATGCCGAAGATTTGTACGGGCCACTGACGGTGTATAAAACCCTAGAAAAAAATAATCCCTCGACCTACAACACGCTGGTGATGGGGCCTTTTGGCCACGGTCGTTGGTCTGCCGAAACTGGTCATACGCTGCACAGCAATGTGTATTTTGGGGATAGTGTTGCCACATTTTATCAACGAGAAATTGAGAGCACGTTTTTTAAGCACTTTTTGAAAGGCGCGGGCGACGGAAAAACGGGTTTGCCCGATGCGTATTTGTTTGATACTGGCAAAAAGCAATGGGATAAATTTGAACGTTGGCCTGCCGCCGCTGCCGAAAAGAAAACCTTGTATTTCCACGCCAATGGTAAATTGTCGTTTGAAGCGCCTACCCAAGCAGCCTCAACAACAGCCTACATCAGCGACCCGCTCAAGCCAGTGCCGTACATAGAAGACAATACCGAAACCATGGGCTTCACGCCGTTTAATTACATGTCGGAAGACCAGCGTTTTGCGGCGCGCCGTACAGATGTGTTGACGTTTCAGACCGAGCCACTTACCGAAGATGTAACCCTGGGAGGGGAAATAATGGCCAAACTCAAGATTAGCACGACAGGCTCGGATGCCGACTTTTTTGTAAAGCTAGTTGATGTTTATCCTGGCGACGAACCTAATCATGCTTTTATGCCTAATAAGAATGTGATTTTAAGCAATTATCACCAGATGGTACGTAGCGAAATCATGCGCGCGCGCTTCCGAAATTCGTTTGAAAAACCCGAAGCTTTGGTGCCCAATAAAGTGACCGATGTGAACTTCCGTTTGCAGGATGTACTGCATACTTTTAAGAAAGGACACCGTATTCAGATCCAAGTTCAGAGCACCGCTTTTCCACTTTTTGACCGAAATCCTCAAAAATTTGTGCCTAATATTTACGTTGCAAACGACTCAGATTTTATCAAAGCAACGCACACAGTTTATCACCAAAAAGGCGCTTCAAGTGCCGTTGAAGTGCAGATTTTGCGCTAG
- a CDS encoding NADPH:quinone oxidoreductase family protein yields MKALLCKQYGTPDSLLVEDIAPLTPKADEVVIMVKACGVNFPDTLIIQGKYQFKPAFPFSPGGEVAGVVKEVGEGVTHLKAGDDVFAMPGWGGFAEELVVKANRVFRMPPKMDYKVASSLMYTYGTSYHALKDRAQLKAGETLLVLGAAGGVGLAAVNLGKIMGAKVIAAASSEEKLELCKSYGADAVINYSKEDLRERLKEITGGGVDVIYDPVGDKYAEPALRAMNWKGRYLVVGFAAGQIPSIPLNLALLKGCAIVGVFWGAFAEKEPKANFQNITELFQWYQTGELKPHIQKTYSLEEAPQALYDMLERRAMGKLVVVP; encoded by the coding sequence ATGAAAGCACTTCTCTGCAAACAGTACGGAACCCCCGATAGCCTCCTCGTTGAAGACATAGCACCACTGACTCCCAAGGCAGATGAGGTGGTTATTATGGTCAAAGCCTGCGGGGTTAATTTTCCCGATACGCTTATTATTCAAGGAAAATACCAGTTTAAACCAGCGTTTCCTTTTTCGCCTGGGGGCGAGGTGGCAGGAGTGGTTAAAGAAGTAGGAGAAGGCGTAACGCACCTCAAAGCTGGAGATGATGTTTTTGCCATGCCAGGCTGGGGCGGATTTGCGGAAGAATTGGTAGTTAAAGCCAATCGAGTATTTCGGATGCCCCCTAAAATGGATTATAAAGTGGCTTCTTCGCTGATGTACACCTACGGAACGTCGTATCATGCCCTGAAAGACCGCGCCCAACTGAAAGCGGGTGAAACGCTGCTCGTACTTGGGGCGGCAGGTGGTGTGGGATTGGCAGCGGTTAATTTGGGTAAAATCATGGGGGCAAAGGTAATTGCAGCCGCATCGAGCGAGGAAAAATTGGAACTGTGCAAATCGTACGGTGCTGATGCCGTGATTAATTATTCAAAAGAAGACCTGCGCGAACGCCTAAAAGAAATAACGGGTGGTGGTGTGGACGTGATTTACGATCCTGTAGGGGATAAATATGCCGAACCTGCCCTCCGAGCGATGAACTGGAAAGGACGATATTTGGTCGTTGGTTTTGCCGCAGGACAAATACCGTCAATTCCCCTCAATTTGGCACTGCTGAAAGGCTGCGCTATCGTTGGGGTGTTTTGGGGGGCTTTTGCAGAGAAAGAGCCTAAAGCCAATTTTCAAAACATTACGGAGTTGTTTCAATGGTACCAAACGGGCGAACTCAAACCCCATATCCAAAAAACCTATTCGCTCGAAGAAGCCCCGCAAGCGCTGTACGATATGCTTGAGCGCCGAGCGATGGGTAAATTGGTCGTTGTTCCGTAG
- a CDS encoding Gfo/Idh/MocA family protein: MKSLSIFVLLLISSLLVEAKPLRLGIAGFTHDHVHQILSRPDKGDVEIVGVAEPNRDLAMRYLKRYKLSEKLWYPSLEAMIAATQPEAVCAFNSIYEHKQVVEICAPKGIHVMVEKPLAVNREHAEVMVKLAQKHKIQLLTNFETTWYASHQEAYRMIKEQNALGEIRKVVVHDGHKGPREIGCSEDFLSWLTDPVMNGGGAIIDFGCYGANLMTWLMQGERPLSVTAITQQIKPAIYPKVDDEATIILTYPHAQAVIQASWNWPFDRKDIEIYGQKGYVICDKTLQMRVRQGDGAQRDAPEKLQALTPLSAPYNDPFSYFGAVIKGEIAPKKDLSSLEINQVVVEILDAAVRSAKTGKSIILK; the protein is encoded by the coding sequence ATGAAATCGCTCTCCATTTTTGTCCTATTGCTCATTAGTAGTTTATTGGTAGAGGCCAAACCGCTTCGGCTAGGCATCGCTGGATTTACCCACGATCACGTTCATCAGATTCTGAGTCGCCCCGACAAAGGGGATGTCGAAATCGTGGGAGTGGCCGAGCCTAATCGCGACTTGGCCATGCGTTATCTGAAACGCTATAAATTGTCGGAAAAACTGTGGTATCCGTCGCTCGAAGCCATGATTGCCGCCACGCAACCCGAAGCCGTTTGTGCTTTTAATAGCATTTACGAACACAAACAAGTGGTCGAAATCTGCGCGCCAAAAGGCATTCATGTGATGGTTGAAAAGCCGTTGGCCGTGAATCGGGAACACGCCGAGGTCATGGTTAAGCTGGCCCAAAAGCATAAAATTCAGTTGTTGACCAACTTTGAAACAACTTGGTACGCCAGCCACCAAGAAGCCTATCGGATGATTAAAGAACAGAATGCGTTGGGCGAAATTCGGAAGGTGGTGGTTCACGACGGGCACAAAGGCCCCCGAGAAATTGGTTGTTCCGAAGACTTTTTATCGTGGCTCACCGACCCCGTGATGAATGGGGGAGGAGCCATCATTGATTTTGGGTGCTATGGTGCCAACCTAATGACGTGGCTCATGCAGGGCGAACGCCCGCTGTCGGTCACGGCCATTACCCAACAAATCAAACCTGCTATTTACCCCAAAGTCGATGACGAGGCCACCATTATTCTTACCTATCCGCACGCTCAAGCCGTCATTCAGGCTTCGTGGAACTGGCCTTTTGATCGCAAAGACATCGAAATTTATGGACAAAAAGGGTACGTCATCTGTGACAAAACCCTCCAAATGCGCGTTCGGCAAGGAGACGGCGCGCAACGCGACGCCCCCGAAAAATTACAAGCACTTACCCCACTCTCAGCACCTTACAACGACCCATTTTCTTACTTTGGCGCCGTCATCAAAGGCGAAATTGCTCCTAAGAAAGATTTATCTTCGCTTGAAATCAACCAAGTGGTGGTTGAGATTTTGGATGCTGCCGTCCGCTCTGCTAAGACAGGAAAGAGTATTATTTTGAAATAA
- a CDS encoding aminotransferase class I/II-fold pyridoxal phosphate-dependent enzyme codes for MDIFEKLRSNWGPIGAAAKALNSHHYFSFPKLEGEIGPHMRFRGMDVLNWSLNNYLGLANHPEVRKADAEGAEKWGLAYPMGARMMSGNSDLHEIFEKELAEFVGKKEAFLLNYGYQGVMSVIECVCDHRDVIVYDAEAHACLIDGIRLHKAKMGQYYKFNHNDMESLEKNLVRATKLAEEKGGGVLVITEGVFGMSGKVGSLDKVVELKKKYNFRLLVDDAHGFGTMGANGGGVAELFGVAKEVDLYFSTFAKSMAAIGGFIAADDPDIIMYLKYNMRSQTYAKALPMPYVEAGRKRLELIKAHPELREKLWTIVNALQNGLRDLGFNIGETTSPVTPVFMQGLQGGLPEVTNMVRDLRENMGIFCSIVVYPVIPKGQIILRLIPTAAHTLEDVERTLKAFDNMRSKLDAGVYRAGLEVVA; via the coding sequence GTGGATATTTTCGAGAAACTACGTAGTAACTGGGGACCTATCGGGGCGGCCGCAAAAGCCCTTAATAGCCACCACTATTTTTCATTTCCAAAGCTAGAAGGGGAAATCGGTCCACATATGAGATTTCGTGGAATGGACGTTCTCAACTGGAGTTTGAATAACTACCTCGGTTTGGCCAACCATCCAGAAGTTCGTAAGGCCGATGCCGAAGGCGCAGAAAAATGGGGATTGGCGTATCCAATGGGCGCCCGTATGATGTCGGGTAACTCTGATTTACACGAGATTTTCGAGAAAGAATTGGCGGAGTTTGTTGGCAAAAAAGAAGCATTTTTGCTCAACTATGGCTACCAAGGAGTGATGTCGGTCATTGAGTGTGTTTGCGACCACCGCGACGTTATCGTCTATGATGCCGAAGCGCACGCTTGCTTGATTGACGGTATCCGTTTGCACAAAGCCAAAATGGGGCAATACTACAAGTTTAACCACAACGACATGGAAAGCTTGGAGAAAAACCTCGTTCGTGCCACCAAATTGGCCGAAGAAAAAGGCGGTGGCGTTCTTGTCATTACGGAAGGCGTTTTTGGAATGTCAGGAAAAGTAGGTAGCCTCGACAAAGTCGTTGAATTGAAGAAAAAATATAATTTCCGCCTTTTGGTGGACGATGCGCACGGTTTTGGAACCATGGGCGCCAACGGAGGCGGAGTAGCCGAGCTTTTTGGCGTAGCCAAAGAAGTCGATTTGTACTTCTCGACGTTTGCCAAATCAATGGCCGCCATCGGTGGATTTATCGCGGCTGATGATCCAGACATTATCATGTACCTCAAGTATAACATGCGCTCACAAACCTACGCCAAAGCCCTGCCAATGCCTTACGTGGAAGCGGGTCGTAAGCGTTTGGAGCTCATCAAAGCGCATCCCGAACTTCGCGAAAAACTCTGGACGATTGTCAATGCCCTTCAAAATGGTCTCCGCGATCTTGGGTTTAACATTGGCGAAACGACCTCTCCTGTGACGCCCGTGTTTATGCAGGGTCTTCAAGGCGGTCTTCCCGAAGTGACCAACATGGTGCGCGATTTGCGCGAAAACATGGGTATTTTCTGCTCTATCGTCGTTTATCCTGTAATTCCAAAAGGGCAAATCATCTTGCGTTTGATTCCTACTGCGGCTCACACGCTCGAAGACGTAGAGCGCACTTTAAAAGCTTTTGACAACATGCGCTCCAAACTCGACGCAGGCGTCTATCGCGCTGGCCTCGAAGTGGTTGCCTAA
- a CDS encoding O-antigen ligase: MQWRRIFRNKAHLDWHLVMYFLNTFLVIYGYGLRGGAFQAAKLLRTGLVIVSLLGILFAQGQIKYIFNQQKNWVLYGFIGLNVIVLPFSVDVFWSFQRLSAWIPFLIYTNFFVVYLFKHYSKDEAKIKLLQVFSLAYFYPVAMMLVTGVAFQATNVYGQYVGVYKANVIGWACTLFIVSSFDLYANSPMKKWMQYLFFFIAFLTLWGIVLTGSRSSYAGLALSSAVLIARNRKISIYLKAAALTCILAFAYYIVMSPDSVVNLRSKYAGIRRQRGEIRFQLAQKAFEVFTNDPGVLLTGFGFDNFKAGLEVYADVHTDLASHNSYLEILFSGGLLSFLFFLIFYAINAFWVYVRYDSPYFVFLPSLMIIPYFESNLNAGQFLFFPWMTVLFYYIHVRSLQIPVHEMSLNNTQKREA; the protein is encoded by the coding sequence ATGCAATGGCGAAGGATTTTTCGAAACAAGGCACACTTGGATTGGCACTTGGTGATGTATTTCCTCAATACCTTCTTGGTCATTTACGGGTATGGATTGAGGGGAGGAGCATTTCAAGCGGCCAAATTGCTTCGTACAGGCTTAGTAATTGTTTCTTTACTCGGGATTTTGTTTGCGCAGGGCCAGATAAAATACATTTTTAATCAGCAAAAAAACTGGGTACTTTATGGTTTCATTGGCCTCAATGTAATCGTTCTGCCCTTTAGCGTCGATGTCTTTTGGAGTTTTCAGCGGCTGTCTGCTTGGATTCCATTCTTGATTTATACCAATTTCTTCGTCGTCTATCTTTTCAAGCATTATTCCAAAGACGAGGCCAAAATCAAGCTGTTACAAGTTTTTAGTTTAGCGTATTTTTATCCCGTCGCAATGATGCTCGTCACTGGTGTCGCTTTCCAAGCTACCAATGTCTATGGCCAATACGTCGGGGTGTATAAAGCCAACGTAATCGGTTGGGCTTGCACCCTTTTTATTGTGTCGAGTTTTGATCTTTACGCCAACAGCCCCATGAAAAAATGGATGCAATACCTCTTTTTTTTCATCGCCTTTCTGACACTTTGGGGAATTGTACTAACGGGGTCACGAAGCAGTTACGCGGGTTTGGCGTTGTCTTCTGCGGTGCTGATTGCCCGTAACCGAAAAATATCCATTTATCTCAAAGCAGCAGCTCTCACTTGTATATTGGCCTTTGCATACTACATTGTGATGAGCCCCGACTCGGTCGTCAATTTGCGTTCAAAATACGCAGGAATACGCCGCCAACGCGGAGAAATCCGTTTTCAGTTGGCTCAAAAAGCTTTTGAAGTATTTACCAATGACCCTGGCGTTTTATTGACAGGTTTTGGATTTGATAATTTCAAAGCAGGATTGGAAGTATATGCCGATGTTCATACCGATTTAGCTTCGCACAATTCGTACCTCGAAATCCTATTTTCAGGCGGCCTTCTTTCCTTTCTTTTTTTCTTAATTTTTTATGCCATCAACGCCTTTTGGGTCTATGTGCGCTACGATAGTCCGTACTTTGTTTTTCTGCCATCGTTGATGATTATACCTTACTTTGAGTCCAACCTCAACGCGGGTCAGTTTTTGTTTTTTCCGTGGATGACCGTCTTGTTTTACTACATCCACGTTCGTTCATTACAGATCCCTGTACACGAGATGAGCCTCAATAACACACAAAAAAGGGAAGCCTAG
- a CDS encoding glycosyltransferase family 4 protein, with protein MKIVFCTNAFENVTNGPVRFANSILEINERFPEHELRILTEDVSDERLASLRYVHKVPVKIPRLLKPLGQILRWFIYYRHVKALEKSFEFDVLVYINSFNGTWASLVSEKPTVGMINDEKNMLAHWGNFEWKSLWLKRFMFQQFERLSAQKHKLVIANSEFLQERIRQTYQLPAPKVTKLYKTIPLDGIEFNPQRAFGSPIKVLFVKADYLVGQLPLVAAALKNLPQYSFLLTVIGPEPWFASQVRSFFENISNVQLDYQGPQPQARVYEALRSHDIFCVPSYTEAFGVANIEALAHGISVVSSRVGGIPEVVDNGNNGWLIESGNVESLTTALVECIESPQLRLKKAENGRKFIQKFSKDEMLRNFVQMLESVVNVH; from the coding sequence ATGAAAATCGTATTTTGTACCAATGCTTTTGAAAATGTAACGAACGGGCCCGTCCGATTTGCGAATAGTATTCTCGAAATCAACGAGCGTTTTCCTGAACATGAGCTACGGATTTTGACCGAGGATGTGTCTGACGAGCGGCTTGCCTCGCTTCGCTATGTTCACAAAGTGCCCGTCAAAATTCCGCGTCTGTTAAAGCCGCTTGGACAAATTCTACGATGGTTTATCTATTATCGCCACGTCAAAGCGTTAGAGAAGTCTTTTGAGTTTGACGTGCTGGTTTACATCAATTCTTTCAATGGAACTTGGGCGAGCTTGGTTTCTGAAAAACCCACCGTGGGGATGATCAACGACGAAAAAAACATGCTCGCCCACTGGGGAAACTTTGAGTGGAAATCTCTGTGGCTCAAACGATTTATGTTTCAGCAATTTGAGCGTTTATCGGCCCAAAAACATAAACTCGTGATTGCCAATTCGGAGTTTTTACAAGAACGTATCCGCCAAACCTACCAATTGCCCGCGCCGAAAGTAACGAAGCTATATAAAACCATTCCACTCGACGGTATTGAGTTCAACCCCCAACGCGCTTTTGGGAGTCCCATCAAGGTGCTGTTTGTGAAAGCTGATTATTTGGTGGGGCAGTTGCCTTTGGTAGCGGCGGCACTCAAAAACCTCCCACAGTATTCTTTTTTGTTGACCGTTATTGGCCCCGAACCTTGGTTTGCCAGCCAAGTCCGTTCGTTTTTTGAGAACATTTCCAACGTCCAACTCGACTATCAAGGCCCACAGCCTCAGGCGCGCGTCTATGAAGCACTACGCAGCCACGATATTTTTTGCGTACCATCTTATACCGAAGCATTTGGTGTTGCCAACATCGAAGCCCTTGCCCACGGAATTTCGGTCGTAAGTTCGCGCGTTGGAGGAATTCCTGAGGTGGTTGACAACGGCAATAACGGTTGGTTAATCGAATCGGGCAATGTAGAAAGTTTAACGACCGCCTTGGTTGAATGCATCGAAAGTCCCCAATTGCGGCTAAAAAAAGCCGAAAACGGCCGAAAATTCATCCAAAAGTTTTCCAAAGACGAAATGTTACGCAACTTTGTGCAAATGCTTGAGTCGGTAGTCAACGTACACTGA